In Sphingomonas profundi, the sequence CGCGCGCTCGGCGCCGCGATCGTGCCCTACGATCGGCTGACCGGATCGCGTGAGGAGATCGCGACGGCGCTGGCGCGGGATCGCGGCGCCACCCTCGTCCCCTCGTTCGACGATCCCTGCGTCATCGCCGGGCAGGGCACGATCGGGCTGGAGATACTGGCGCAGGCCGACGCGGCCGGCGCGCGGATCGGCCGCGTGCTGGTGTGCTGCGGCGGCGGCGGCCTCGTCGCCGGCATCGCCACCGCGATCAAGGCACAGGCGCCCGCCATCGCGATCCACCCGGTCGAGCCGGCCGCCTTCGACGACACCGCCCGCTCGCTCGCCAGCGGCCGGCGCGAGACGGTGCCCGCCGATGCCCGCTCGATCTGCGATGCGCTGCTGGCGCCGAGCCCCGGCGCCCTCACCTTCCCGATCAACCGCGCTCTGCTCTCGGCCGGCCTCACCGTCACCGATGCGGAGGTGAAGGCGGCGATGCGCTACGCCTTTTCAACCTGCAAGCTGGTGACGGAGCCCGGCGGCGCCGTTGCGCTGGCCGCCGCCCTCCACGGCAAGGCACCCCCGGCGGACGGCGCGACGGTGATCGTCATCTCCGGCGCCAATGTCGATCCCGCGGAGTTCGCCGCGATCCTGGGCGAGAACGACGGCATGTAGCGAGTATGCCGCGGGACTCGGCATCCGCCACCCCGCCCGCTAACACGCCCGCATGCACCTGCCGCCCGCCGACCGCTGACCCGATGCGCACGTCGACGATCCGCGCTTGGACGGCGGTCCACAAATATACCAGCCTGGCCTGCACCGCCTTCCTGCTGATGCTCTGCCTCACCGGCCTGCCGCTGATCTTCCACGACGAGATCGACGCGCTTACCACCGCGCCGCATCCGCTCGCCGCCGTGCCGGCCGGCACGCCGCCGCTCCCGCTCGACCGGCTGCTCGCCCGCGCTCTGGCGGCCCGGCCGGGCGAGGTGGCGCTCTACCTCAGCTTCGATACCGATCGGCCGGTGGTGAACGTCACCAGCGCGCCCGCCGCCGATGCGGCGGCGGCGGCCATGCACTTCCAGTCGCTCGATCGGCGCACCGGCGCGGTGCTGCCGCCGCGCGCGGCCGGCGGCGTCACGCAGTTCCTGCTGCGGCTGCATACCGACATGTTCCTCGGCCTGCCCGGCATGCTGTTCCTGGGCGGCATGGGCCTGCTGTTCGTCGCGGCGATCGTGTCCGGCGTGGTGCTCTACGTGCCGTTCACCGCGCGGCTGCCGTTCGGCCGGGTGCGCTTCGGCCGCCGCCCGCGCGTGCGGTGGACCGATCTGCACAATCTGCTCGGCATCGCCACCGCCATGTGGGCGGCGGTCGTCGGCCTCACCGGCACGATCAACACGCTGAGCGGGCAGATGACCGATCTGTGGAAGGCGGATCAGCTCGCCGCGATCACGGCCATGGGCGGCAAGCCGCTGCCGCGCGCTTTCTCGTCGGTGGATGCGGCGGTCGATCGGGCGATGGCGGCGGCGCCGGGCATGCGGCCGCAGTTCGTCGCCTTTCCCGGCGCCGCCTTCTCCAGCGATCGCCATTATGCGATCTTCCTGCAGGGGCGCACGCCGCTGACTCAGCGGCTGCTGGTGCCGGCGCTGGTCGATGCAGGCAGTGGCCGGCTCGATGCGCTGCGGCCGATGCCGTGGTACATGCAGGCGCTGCTCCTCTCCCAGCCGCTCCACTTCGGCGACTATGGTGGCCTCGCGATGAAGATCCTCTGGGCGCTGCTCGATCTGCTGACGATCGTCGTGCTGGCGAGCGGCCTGTGGCTCTGGGCCACGCGCCCGGCGCGGCCGCGCGCGGCGGCGGTGGCGGCATGAGGGAGGCCGCCGGCCCGCGCCGCCCGACCGCAGCGATCCTCGCCGTGCCGGCCGTGCTGGCGCTGGCGACCGCCGCCGGCCTCGCCCTTGGCCTCGCCGGCGACGGCGGCGCGTGGGATGCCGCCGCCGCGATAGGCCTCGGCCTGTCGCCGGTCGCGATCCTGTGGGCGCTGCTGCGCTCGCGCGGGGCATGACGGCGGTGGAGGCGCCCGCCCCGCTCATCGTCTCGGCCATGTTCGGGCGCGCCGACTTCCTGTGGCTCGACGGCATGCGCCGCGCCCACTTCCCGCCGGAACGCAACCAGATCGACGCCCATCTCACCCTGTTCCACCATCTGCCGCCCAGCCTAGAAGGGGAGATCGCCGCCCGCCTCGCCGCCGCCACGCGCGGCGTGCCCCCGCCGGAGGCGACGGTCGACGGGATCATGATGCTGGGCCGGGGCGTGGCGCTGCGCGTCCGCAGCCCGGCGCTGGCGGCGATCCGCGCCGATCTGGCGCAGGCCTTCGCCGGCTGCCTGACGCCGCAGGACCAGGCCGGCTGGCGCCCCCACGTCACGATCCAGAACAAGGTCTCGCCGGCAGAGGCGAAGGCGCTGCACGCGGCCCTCTCCGCCGGCTTCGCCGCGCGCCCGCTGGCCCTGGTCGGCCTCGCCAGCTTCTTCTATCGCGGCGGCCCGTGGCAGCGCATCGCCGCGCACCGCTTCTCGGGCTGAGCCGCCGCACGGTTGCCGCCGGCCGCCGCACCGCCTAACCCGATCGGATGATCGCCGCCCTGACAATCGCCGCCGCCGCCGCTGCCGGCGTCTGCCCCGCGCTGGATGCCGTCGCCGGCAAGCCGACCGATGCCGCGCCCGTGCTGATGGCGTGCATCGCCCGCTCGGCCCCCGGCGGCACGATCGCGCTCAAGCCCGGCCGCTACGCAATCCGTTCGCCGCTCACGATCGACAAGCCGGTGACGCTGATCTCGCGCGGGCTCGCCGCCGCCGCTCCCGCCTGCCGTTCCGCCGGGGATGCGCGGTGCGCCGTGCTGGCGATCGGCCGGATGTCGCTCGCCCTGCCGCACATCACGATCCCGATCGAGGTGCGCGCGCCGAACGTCACCATCTCCCACCTGGCGATCCTCGGCTGGACGCCCGATCCTGCGTACGGCGCCAAGGTCTGCGGCGACAATCGCACGCGGCCCTTGGGCGGCGCCATGCGGGCGAGCGCCGCCGGCTTCACCCTCAACCGCTCGCTGATCCGGGGCGCCGGCTGCTACACCGCG encodes:
- a CDS encoding 2'-5' RNA ligase family protein, whose product is MTAVEAPAPLIVSAMFGRADFLWLDGMRRAHFPPERNQIDAHLTLFHHLPPSLEGEIAARLAAATRGVPPPEATVDGIMMLGRGVALRVRSPALAAIRADLAQAFAGCLTPQDQAGWRPHVTIQNKVSPAEAKALHAALSAGFAARPLALVGLASFFYRGGPWQRIAAHRFSG
- a CDS encoding threonine ammonia-lyase, giving the protein MVTAGAGGLAIDAGDVRDAARLILGAAVLTPLLEYAPLNDRLGHRVLVKFEGAQHTGSFKFRGAYNRLARLSPAERRAGVVAWSSGNHAQGVAAAARLLGMPATIVMPADAPAVKRANTRALGAAIVPYDRLTGSREEIATALARDRGATLVPSFDDPCVIAGQGTIGLEILAQADAAGARIGRVLVCCGGGGLVAGIATAIKAQAPAIAIHPVEPAAFDDTARSLASGRRETVPADARSICDALLAPSPGALTFPINRALLSAGLTVTDAEVKAAMRYAFSTCKLVTEPGGAVALAAALHGKAPPADGATVIVISGANVDPAEFAAILGENDGM
- a CDS encoding PepSY-associated TM helix domain-containing protein, which encodes MRTSTIRAWTAVHKYTSLACTAFLLMLCLTGLPLIFHDEIDALTTAPHPLAAVPAGTPPLPLDRLLARALAARPGEVALYLSFDTDRPVVNVTSAPAADAAAAAMHFQSLDRRTGAVLPPRAAGGVTQFLLRLHTDMFLGLPGMLFLGGMGLLFVAAIVSGVVLYVPFTARLPFGRVRFGRRPRVRWTDLHNLLGIATAMWAAVVGLTGTINTLSGQMTDLWKADQLAAITAMGGKPLPRAFSSVDAAVDRAMAAAPGMRPQFVAFPGAAFSSDRHYAIFLQGRTPLTQRLLVPALVDAGSGRLDALRPMPWYMQALLLSQPLHFGDYGGLAMKILWALLDLLTIVVLASGLWLWATRPARPRAAAVAA